The genomic region CCACCGAGGTCCCCTTCGGGGACGGGTGGACAGACCACCATGACATGCACAGCACCTACCGGCTGAGCTGGGTCGAGGCCACCCGGGAGATCTACTCCGTCCGCGAGCCGCACCCCGGCGGGATCCTCGCCCGTTACCTCGACCAGCTCCGCGTCGATCAGGCGGACATCGACGAGCTACGGGTCGAGGTCCTCGCGGTGGCGGACCGCGAGGCGGTCGAGGCGGCGCTGGCGGGCTGGCCCGCGGTGATGGACGAGCACGACAGCCTGCGCTGGGCCCGCCGCCAGCTCACCAGCCTCAGCGCGGCCGGGGCCGCCTCCTGACCGGCGCTGGCGACCAGGGCAGGCCGGAAGGCACCGCGGGAACCGTCCCCCTGCAACCCGGTGGCTTCGGCCGCCACGAGATCCCCGTGCTGCCGCCGGTCGCTACCCGACCCGAGCGGACGCGTCCGCCACGGCGGTAGCGGCGGCGGGGTCCGCGGCCAGCCAGCGCAGCAGGGTGCGGACTCCCCAGCCCGTGCCGCCGCGGCTGATCTCGCCGTCGTCGGAGTCGGACCGGGCCGTGCCGGCGATGTCGAGATGGGCCCATGGCAGTTTCCCGGCGAACTCGCGCAGGAACAGCGCGGCGGTGATGGACCCGCCGCCGACGTCCAGCGCCCGGCCGATGTTGGCCAGGTCGGCTACCGGCGAGTCGATCGCCGGCCGGTAGTCCTCGGTGAGCGGCAGGCGCCACACCCGCTCGCCGGCGGACTCGGCCGCGGTGGCCAGCTCCGCGGCGAGATCGTCGTCGGAGCTGAACAGGCCCGCGGTGCGCCGGCCGAGCGCGACGGCGATCGCCCCGGTGAGGGTGGCCAGGTCGACGACGACGTCGGCACCAAGCTCGCCCGCCGCGTAGGCGAGGCCGTCGGCGAGGACCAGGCGCCCCTCGGCGTCGGTGTTGAGCACTTCGACGGTCGTGCCGCCCCAGCAGGTGATGACGTCGCCGGGGCGCATGGCGCTGCCGCCGATCATGTTCTCCGCGAGGCAGAGCAGGCCGGTCACCTGGCCGGGCACGCCGAGCGCCGGCAGCGCGGTCATCGTGCCCAGCACCGCCGCGGCGCCGGACATGTCGGTCTTCATCCCGATCATCGACACGGCCGGCTTGAGCGAGAGGCCGCCCGAGTCGAACGTGATGCCCTTGCCGACGAGGACCCGATGGCGGGCCCCACCGCCACCAGCCCCAGCACCAGCACCAGCACCAGCACCAGCACCAGCACCAGCACCGTCGTACTCGATCCGGACCAGCCGCGGCGGGCGGGGTGAACCCTGGCCCACGGCCCGCAGCCCGCCGAAGCCCTGCTCGGCCAGCTCCCGCGGACCGAGCACCGTCGCGGTGAGGCCGGCCTCGGTCGCGATGCGCACGGCCCGGTCGGCGAGCCATTCCGGCGACTTCACCAGGCTCGGCGTGTTCACCAGATCACGGGCGATGTAGACCCCGAGTGCCACCGCGCGGGCCGCCCGCAGCGCCGCGAGCGCCGCGGGATCCGCCGCGAGGTCACCGACGACGACCACCTCGCGCAGCGGCCCGCCGACGGCCTCGGCGACGGACGCCGACGCCCCACCGCCCGCGTCCACGGCCGGGCCGGCGGCGTCGATGGCGGGGCCGGCGGCGTCGACGCCGTCGAGGCCGGCATCGTCCACCGTGATCTCGTTGACGTTCAGCGCGTCGCGACCGGGCGCCTCGGCTGCGGCGCCGGGCACGACCACGGGCCGGGTCCGGGCGTCCGCTCCGTCGCCCGCGGGACGGCCGGGCTGCCCGGCCCGCTCCAACAGCCCGGAGACGCGGTAGGCACCGAGGGCGGCCCCCTCGGCGAACGCCCGCAGGCCGACCGGCGCGGGCTGCGCGATCACCGCGACCCGCGCCGCCGCACCGGCCCGGCGCGCCACGGCGGCGCCGGCGGCCCGCCAGTCCCCCGGCTGGCCGGCGCCGACTCCCACCACGAGCAGCCGGGTGATCGAGCGTTGCGCGCCGGTGACCGGGACGACCAGCACGGAGCCGGCGTCACCGCGCAGGGACTCGGTCTCGACGAGTCGGTCGAGATCCACCCCGAGATCGGCGCCGGCCCGCCGGGCGGCCGCCGCGAGGACCGGCCCGTCCTCCCCCGCCGCCAGCACGACGGCGACGACGGAGGCCGCCGCGTCGGTGGCGCTCCCGGACCGGAGCGTGATCTCCGGCGGCGACCCGATGAGAGCATCGAGCACCGGACTCGACGCGGTTCCGTCCATGGTCATCTGACCCTCCCTCATCGCCGCCGCCCCAGGCCGCCGGGCCGGCCGGCCCCACCCGTCACGGGTCGGCAGCCGGCGCCGGTACGCATCGACAGCTAGCTGACCGCGGTCTTGAGGGCGTCCCCCAGCGCACTCGCCTCGTCGGCGGTGAGTTCCACAACGAGCCGACCGCCCCCCTCCAGCGGGACACGCATGACGATGCCGCGCCCCTCCTTGGTCACCTCGAGCGGACCGTCACCCGTCCGCGGCTTCATGGCCGCCATCGGTGCACCTCTTCCTGCCGTCGGACCTGCGTCTGGCGACGATTATCCCGTAGACCGGACCGCAAACCGAAACACGTCTCCCCGCGGCATCACAACGGTCGGCGGCGACGGCATCGGACGGTGGGCGTCCGGTGTCGACGGGCGCGCCCGCGGTCGGTCTCGCGTGATCCAGATCGACCGTCCGTCAACGGGATGCCGAGACCCGCGGGACGCGGGGCCGGTCAGTCCTGCGGCTTGTCCAGCGGCACGACGGGATGCTCCGGCACCGACGGCGCGGGGCCGATGCGTGCGAAGGTCGCCAACCGGACGAGTTCGTCGTCGCGCCGGGCCAACTCCTCGTCGCGCCAGGCCACCTCCTCGGCCAGGCGGAGCAGGACGGCGTCGACCTCGGCCATGCGGTAGCCGCGCGGCGCCATCGCGAAGCGCAGCCGGGAGATGTCGCCGGCCGTCACCGTGGCGGCGGGCAGGCCGACGGAGGCGCCGTCGGGCGGCGCGGGGGCAAGCCGGTCGAAGCGGCCGACGGCCAGCGCGGCCACGGCGAACACGACTGCGGCCACGATCACGATCTCGACGACGAGCACCACGGGTCGATCGTGCCATGCCTCGAGGACCCTGGTCACCCCGCCCGATCTGGCAGGCTGACCGGGTGGACGCCGACCCTCCCGAGACGACCGCCCTGACGCCCCGCACCCCGACCGCCCCGACCGCCCCGTCGCCGACCGACCTGCCGCCCCTCGCCCCGCGACAGGGGCCGCTGCGGCTGGGGCGACGGGTGTTCGGACCGTCGGAACTGGTGGTCATGGCCATCGTCAATCGCACCCCGGACTCGTTCTTCGACCGGGGCGCGACGTACGGGGAGGCCGCGGCGCTCGACGCCGTCGACCGTGCCGTCGAGGACGGGGCGGAGATCATCGACATCGGCGGGGTCAAGGCGGCCCCCGGCGGCGAGGTGAGCCCGGCCGAGGAGCTTCGCCGGGTGGGCGGCTTCGTCGCCGCGGTCCGCGCACGCCATCCCGACCTGGTGATCAGCGTCGACACCTGGCGGGCGGCGGTCGGCCGCGTGGTCGCCGGGGAGGGCGCCGACCTGCTCAACGACGCCTGGGGCGGGGTGGACCCGCAGCTCGCCGAGGTCGCCGCCGAGTTCGGCACGGGCCTGGTCTGCACCCACGCCGGGCATCTGCCACCCCGGACCCGGCCGCACCGGATGACCTACGACGACGTCGTCGCCGACATCGTCACCACGACGACCGGCCTCGCCGAGCGCGCCGCGTCGCTGGGGGTGCGCGCCGACGCGGTGCTCATCGACCCGGGCCACGACTTCGGCAAGAACAGCCGGCACTCGCTGGAGGCCACCCGGCGGTTGCCGGAACTGGCGGCCACCGGGTGGCCGGTGCTCGTCGCCATGTCGAACAAGGACTTCGTCGGGGAGACGCTGGACACCGGGGTCGACGAACGCCTGGAGGGAACCCTCGCCGCGACGGCGATCAGCGCCTGGCTCGGCGCCCGGGTCTTCCGCGCCCACCAGGTGGCCGCGACGCTGCGGACGCTGCGGATGGTCGCGGCGATCCGCGGCGACGCCGACCTTGCCGTCGCCCGCCGCGGCGTCGTCTGACCCGCCCCCGCCCGCCGGCCGACCCGACCGGCGCAGTGGGCGCGTCCCGACCGCCCGACTGCTTGTCCAGAGGGATAAATCGGGCGCGGAACCCTCCGGACAAGCAGGGAGCGCGGCGCGGCGCCCCCGCCCGGCCGGGCAGGATGCCGGCCGCCGCGACCGTCAGTCGCCCTCGATGATCTCTCGGTCGGTCGGCTGGGGCGGGGCGGTGCCGGCAGCGGCACCGGCACCGGCACCGGCGGGCACGGTGCTCGGCGGCGCGGCGGCGGCCTCCAGGTGGTCGAGGGCCTCGTCCACGCTGTCGGCCCAGATCAGCGTGTCGCGTGCGACCGGCCGGACGAACCCGCTCTCGACGAGCCCGTCGACGAGCAGCCGCAGGTGGCCGAAGACCCCGCCGGGGTCGAGGACGACCACGGGCTTCGTGTGCAGGCTCAGCACCCGGGCCACCCAGATCTCCAGCAGCTCCTCCAGCGTGCCCAGCCCGCCGGGCAGGGCGAGGAAGCCGTCGGCGCGGGCGTCCATCAGTGCCTTACGCTCCCGCATCGTGTCCGTGACGATCAGTTCGTCCGCGTCGGTGTCGCTGACCTCCAGCGCCAGCAGCGCGCGCGGGATCACCCCGATGGTGTGGGCGCCGCCGGCCCGCGCCGCCCGGGCCACCGCCCCCATGCACGACACCGAGCCACCGCCGGACACCAGGGTGTGGCCGCGCCGGGCGAGCTCCGCCCCGGTTCGGGCGGCCAGCTCCACATGGGCGGCGTCGATCGCGGACGAGGACGCGCAGTAGACGCAGATGTTCACGGTTCGGGCACCTCCGGGCGGGGCGGCTCGGCGTGCCCGGCCGTCCCCCGCACGATGATGCGCACCGCCTCGTCGACATCGTCGGTTATCGCCAGGATGTGCAGGTCCGACTCCTTGATCAGGCCGGCCGGCAGGACGGTGGAACGCAGCCACCCCACCAGGCCCGACCAGTACTCCGACCCGATGAGGACCACCGGGAACCGGGTGACCTTGCCGGTCTGGACGAGGGTGAGCGCCTCGAACAGCTCGTCGAGCGTGCCGACCCCGCCGGGCAGGATCACGAACGCCTCGGCGTACTTCACGAACATCGTCTTGCGCACGAAGAAGTACCGGAAGCTGACCCCGAGGTCGACCCAGTCGTTGAGCCGCTGCTCGAACGGCAGCTCGATGCCGAGGCCGACCGACAGCCCGCCCGCCTCCTGGGCGCCGCGGTTGACCGCCTCCATCGCCCCCGGCCCCCCGCCGGTGATGACGGCGAAGCCGGCCTCGGCAAGCGCGGCGCCGAGGCGGCGCCCCTGGGCGTAGATCGGGTCGTCCGCGGTGATGCGCGCCGAGCCGAAGACCGTCACGGCCCGCGGCAGTTCCGCGAGCAGCCCGAAGCCCTCGACGAACTCGCTCTGGATGCGCATCACCCGCCACGGGTCGCCATGGACGAAACCCGACGGGCTGCGGGTGTCGAGCAGCCGCTGGTCGGTGGTGGAGCGCTCGATCTGCCCGCGGCGGGCGACGACCGCGCCGCGGACCTGCTCCGGCGGCGGGTAGCGGCGCTCCCGACCCGACGGGACGGCCGGACTGGCGCCGACCCGCGGGCCCGCGGGCGGGGCGTCGGTCCGCGGGGCCGCGGGCGGGGCGTCGGTCCGCGGTGTGGTGCCGGTCGCATCCTCCTCCGGCGAGGGCGGGGGCGCGGCCGGCTGATCCGGATCTGAGGGCGGCATCACCACGGAACCATAGGACACGGCTGGAACATCGCCAGATGACGTGGCCCACGTCCGCGGATCCCCGCCGGCACGCCAGCCCCGGGCGGGTGCGCGGGGGTCAGGGCGCGGTGTGGACGGTGAGATCGGCCACCGACCACCAGTGGTCGCTCACGGCGACGGTGAGCTGCACCCGGACGTAGCGGGCGGTGACCGGCGGGAAGGAGACGGCGGCCCGGGGACCGTCGTCGCCGCGGGTCGCGACCGTCCGCCAGGTGGTCCCGTCGACGGAGACGCGCACCACGTACCCCCGCGGTTGGTCACCGACGCTGGGGCCGGCGTCGAGGTCGACGCCGCTGACCGGCGTCGGGGCGCGCAGGTCGGCCTGCAGCCACATCCCCGGTTCCTGAGGGTAGCCGCTGGTCCAGCGGGTGCCGGGCAGGCCGTCGGCGGCGAGGGCGGGCGCGGTGTCGGTGCAGCAGGCGCTCACCGCGACCGTCGAGGCCGACATGCGCGGTCCGGACGCGGCGGCGGCGGCGTCGCGCAGGCGGTGCACGACCGGCCGGACGGCGGCGTACCAGGCGTCGCCGAGCGCGTTGTAGCCGGCCTGGTCGGGGTGCAGCCCGTCGACGTAGTGCTCGGGGCCGACCATCGAGGACAGGTCCACGACCGAGACGTCCGCGCCGGCGGCCCGGCGTGCGGCGACGACGCCGGGGATCGCCGCGTTGAAGGCCGCCCAGGTGGCGTCGTGGCCGTTGTGCATCGGGACGAGGGTGGACACCAGCACGGCGACGCCGGGGCGGGCGGCGAGGATCGTGCCCAGCAGCGCGTCGAGCCGGGCGGCGGCCTGCTGGGCGCTGGCTCCCTCGTTGATGTCGTTCGTGCCGGCCATGAGCAGGACGACGTCGGGCCGCGCCGAGCCGACCCAGGCAGCCGCCTGACGTTGCAGCGCGTCCAGTCGCCAGCCGGGATGGCCCTCCTCCCGCTGGTCGCCCAGGTCGGGTGGGCCGCCGCGCTGGGAGCCCACGAACACGACCGGCTCACCGTCGTTCTGCACCAGCCGGTGCCACAGCTGGGTGCGCCAGCCGCCGCTGGTCACGAACCCGTCGACGAGCGAGTCCCCCAGCGGCATCACCCGGACGCGGTTCTGCGCCCCGGCGAGCGCACCGCCGGGACCGGGATGCCCGGGGACGGGACGCGGGGCGGTGGGGACGCCGGAGGCGGCGGAGGCGGCGGCGAGCCGGCGGCCCGGCCAGGAGAACGAGGCCATGGCACCGGGCGGGACCCGCGCGGCGAACGACACCCTGCCGTCGTCGACGGTGACCGCCGCCGGCACCGTCCCCGGGTTGTAGGCGACCAGCGCGCGCGATCCGTCCGGGTTCACGAAGGCGACGTTCTGCAGCCCGCCGGGTCCGGGCGAGGCCGTGTCCACCCGGACGGCACCCGGCTCGGTGACCTTGGCGAGTTGGCCGAGCGCGTAGTACTCGGGGCTGTACGTCACCTTTCCGCTGCGCCGGTCGATCGTGACCAGGCCGCGGCAGCTCGGGCAGCCGCCGAGCTTGGGCCCGCCGGTCTCGTCGAGCGCCACGTTCCAGTAGGCGACCGTGGCGGCGCCGTTGCGGGTCGCGCCGATCACCATGTTCTGCGCGCTCCAGCGCAGGCTGTCGCCGAAGCCCTTCGACCAGGACCCGCTGGAGCACTCGGTGACGTACTGGGCGAGCGTCGGCGCCTGGCCGCGCAGCACCGCCTGGGCGGACGGGTCCCCGCCGTAGCAGTGCGAGGCGATCCCGGCGATCCACGGCGCCGCCGCGGGGTCGCTGAGCACCTGCAGGGCGTAGGAGCCGAAGTCCCAGTTCTGATCGGAGACGGCTATGCGGGTGCTCAGCCCGGCCGCGCGCAGCGCCGGACCGAGCGCGGCGATCACCGCCGCCTCCTGCTGGGCCGTCATCGGCATGGCGGGATGGTTCCCGGGCGGCGCCAGCGGTTCGTTCAGCGGCGAGATCAGGTCGACCGGCACGCCGCCGTCCGCGTAGGCACGGGCGTAGGCGGCCAGGTAGGCGGCGAAGGCGGCGGTGTCCTCGGGCCGCAGGGGACCGCCGGAGGAGCCGGACAGCGTGTCGCCGGTGCGCATCCAGGCCGGGGCGGTCCAGGGCGTCGCCATCACCCGCAGTTCCGGGTTGAGTGCGCGGGCCTGGCGCAGCAGCGGCAGCACGTGCTCCTCGTCGCGGGCGACGCTGAACCGCCGCAGCCGCGGGTCGCGCTGGCCCGCGGGAACGTCGTCGTAGGTCACCGCGGCCCGGGAGAAGTCGCTGGCCCCGATCGGCTGGCGCAGGAAACTCAGCCCGGCGCCGGCGTCTCGGTCGAACAGCGAGCGCATCAGCCGGCGGCGCTCGGGCGGCGACAGCCTCGTGTCGATCAGATACGTGGAGGAGTCGGTCAGGGCGGCCCCGACTCCCTCCATGACCTGGAAACGCCGGTCCGGCTCGACCCGTAGGACACCCTGCCCGGTGGCCGGCCCGGTCGACGGAAGCAGTCGCACGTCCGGCTGGCGGTCCAGGCGGTGCGCACCGTCCGCGCTGGTCAGCCATACCGAGGCGGACGGGTCCGGGTCGGGTCCCACCACGCCGAGCACGATCGACACGGCGACGACGACGGACAGCAGCCCGATCACGGCGTACGCGAAGGGGCGTGACCGCGGCCGGGACGCGGCTACGATCACGTCGGGCCGCGGGGCTCGTTGCATGGTCGGCTCGGGCATGGTGCTGATCCGTCAGCCCTCGTGCCGGGGACCGTAGTACGAGCGCAGCCGACCGTCCGGTTGGAACAGGGCCTTCAGTTCGCCCGCGGGCCGTTCGAGGATGACGTAGCTGACCCAGCCGAACGGCACGGAGACGACCACCAGCAGCAGCGCCACCCAGGGGAACGCCGTCGCCTGGTGGCTCAGCAGGTGATGCGTGTCGAGGTAGAGCAGGATCGGCTCGTGCCACAGGTACACGCTGTAGCTGACGGTGCCGACGAACATCAGGGGGCGGGCCGCGAGGGCCCGTCGCCACCAGGCCCGCGGAGGCGCGAACAGCGAGCTGCCGAGCAGCAGGGTGAACGCGACCATCGCCAGCAGGTTGAACTCGGTCGACGTCCGGGCGTCCTCGGCCCGGATGGCGCAGCCCCAGGCGAGGATGGCCAGCGCCACGAGCCGGACGGGAACGAGCCACCGCGCGCGCACGGCCCGGTCGCCCCACCGGGCGTGGGCGACGGCGAGGAACATCCCCATGGCGAACATCTCCGCCTTGGCCAGCGGGTTGAACCAGATCGCCCAGCGGTCGGACGGCTGGTGGGCGAGCTCGAGCGCCCACCAGTGGTAGGCAAGCGAGCCGACCAGCATCACGGTGGGCGGCGTCGCGATCGCCAGCGCCCGCACGGCCGGACGTGACCGGGCGGGCAGCCAACCCCGCAGGGCCAGCAGGATGAGCGCGACGGCGACGTAGAAGAAGATCTCCACCGAGAGCGACCAGGCCGGGCCGATCGTGTAGAAGATGCGACGGCTGTCGAAGACCTGGGTGAAGGTGAGGTGTTCCACCAGGTCGCGCCAGTCTCCCGGCAGGTCGGGGTTGCGGTAGGTCCAGACGAGCAGGGTCGCGAACCAGTACAGCGGCAGGATGCGCACGGCGCGGCGCAGCAGGAAGACCCGGGGGCTGCCCACCCGCCGCCCGGCGAGGACCTGGCGGGCTGCCGGGGCGTAAAGCAGGAAGCCCGACAGCAGCAGGAACAGACTGACGAGGCCGTCGAGGTTGAGCAGCAGCCGGCCCAGCGGCGTCCCGGCGTAGGCGTAGCCGTCGGGTGACGAGCCGGCCGAGTCCCCACCGGCGCCCTCCCGGCAGAACTGGTAGGCGTGGAAGACCACGACCCCCAGGGCGGCGACTCCCCGGTATCCCTCGAGGTCGTCCATGCGCGCCAGCCGCCCCGGCGCAGGCGTGGACGGTGCCGATGGCGGCGACGTGGACGGCGACGGCGACGTGGACGGCGACGGCGACGTGGACGTGGACGGCGACGTGGACGTGGACGGTGTGAGCAGGCCGGTCATGGTCAGGCCGACTCCCGCCGGTAGGCCGGGCTGGGCACGGGCACCTGGCGCGGGGTGACCCGCCACTGGCGCTCTCCCCCGATCTCCTTGATCTGGGCCACCCGGGCCAGGCCGTTCTTGTACTCGGTGTAGAAGAAGCCGGCGAACAGGGCGTAGACGAGGAACCACCGCCGACGCCGGCGCACGTCCGGGTGGGCGAGCAGATAGGCGAAGAGGCTTTGCGCCACGCCGACTCCCATCGTGACGAGCGTGAGGAACAGGAAGAACGGCATGGCCCAGTGCACGCCCTGGCCGGGCTCCGGATGCAGCAGCAGATACCCCAGCAACGGGAAGATCTGGATGGAGATCCACGGGTAGAGCTCGCGCCAACCGAACAGGAACGCGGCGCCGGCCTTCTGCCGGCGGTTGAGCACGGGGGAGGCCAGGGCCATCCCGAAGTACTTCCGCGAGACCTGGAACCAGCCCTGGGCCCAGCGCAGCCGCTGGCGGGTCAGTGCCCGCAGCGTGGTCGGCGCCAGTTCGAAGGACAACAGCGCCGGATCGGAGGCGATGCGAACACCGGCGAGCAGGGATCGGACCGAGGAGTCGATGTCCTCGGTCAGCATGCGGGGGCGCATCCGGACGCGGCGCAGAATGTCGGTCCGCCAGTACCCGTTGGATCCGCCGAAGATGCCGAAGCCGTGCAGCTTCGCCCGCCCCGGATGGCCCACCGCGTACATCGACTCGAACTCCACCGCGACCATCCGCGACAACCAGCTCGCACCGCCGTTACGGATGACGCAGTGCCCCTGCACGATGTCGTAGGAATCGGCCAGCCATCGCCATGCCCGCGTCACCGAGTCCGGCGCCGGATGGTGGTCGGCATCGAAGACGCCGGTGAAATGACCGGTGGCGATTTCGAGGGCGGCATTGACGTTCTGCGCCTTCGAGGTGCTGCCCGGCACCCTGAGCACCACCAGCCGAGGATGTTCGTGTGCCATCGCCTGGAGCACGGACTCGACCGGCAGTGCATGCGGGGTGTTGTAGGCGAGGATCACCTGCAGGGATCCGGCGTAGCGCAGGCGCAGGAACGCCTCGAGCGTGTCGATGATCGTCGCCGACTCGTTCGGCAGGTACGCGGCGATGATGACCGTCGCCGGCGGCGGGTCTCCCGGCGGGAGCGCCGGCGGCCGGACCGGGTCGAGCGCGAGCAGACCCTCGACGTAGATCGACCCGGCGGTCGCCACCAGCGCGAGCACGATGAACGCGTAGGCGGGGCCGAGCACGTCGACGCCGAACTGGGCCGTGAGCGTGTAGTACAGGTAGGGCAGGCCGACGGCGAGGACGACGCTGAGCAGGGCCTGCGCGGCGGTGGACCCGATCCACCGCCTGGCCGTCCGCCAGGCCGCCGCCGCCGCACCGGCACCGGCACCGGCACCGGTGGAGAACCCGCGGAGGCCGGCGGCCACCTCCCCGGAAGGCGCTCCGAACGGCCCGTCGAACCCGGACGGGGCTCCGGACGGCGACCCGGCCACGAACGGCGCGCCGAGCAGCGCCCCGGCCCCGGCCGGCATCTCGGCCGGCATCTCGGCCGGTTCTCCGGACGGCTCCCAGGTGCAGGGCTCCAGATCGAGGCGGCTGGCGGCGGTCGCGGCGGCGGCCCTGGCCCGGCTGATCAGCACGGCCGGATCCGTCCTGCCCACGCCGACCAGGCCGATGGCGGGCGTGATGCGCAGATGCTCCTCGGCGTCGCCGGCGGTCACCGTGACCGACCGGCTCGCCAGCGCGGCGCCCAGCTGCTCAAGCTGCTTGCGGGCGCGGGCCGCCGGTGCCGCCGGCAGGACCCACAGCAGCTCCCCGTTGCTGCGCGGCGCCGGCGGCCTGGCCAGGCCCAGTTCCGTGACGGTGACGTCGCGGATCCGGCCGACCAGCTCCCAGGTCGCCTGCGCCCCGAGGCGCTCCCGGACCCGCCCCAGCTCGCTGACCCGCAGGCAGACCAGCACACCCTCCCGCCCGACCAGGCGCAGCCGCCGTCCGGCGCTCTGCTGGACGGCGACGTCGTCGAAGATGTCCTCGTCCTCGAGGGCGAGTTGCGCCAGCCCCCGCCGGTTGCGTTCGACCCTGCGCTGGATGGTGGCGACGAGGCGCCGGGCGACGGCGTCGAGGTCGTGCATGGTCAACCGCCCCGGCTGCGGCACCTGCT from Frankia alni ACN14a harbors:
- a CDS encoding leucyl aminopeptidase family protein — encoded protein: MTMDGTASSPVLDALIGSPPEITLRSGSATDAAASVVAVVLAAGEDGPVLAAAARRAGADLGVDLDRLVETESLRGDAGSVLVVPVTGAQRSITRLLVVGVGAGQPGDWRAAGAAVARRAGAAARVAVIAQPAPVGLRAFAEGAALGAYRVSGLLERAGQPGRPAGDGADARTRPVVVPGAAAEAPGRDALNVNEITVDDAGLDGVDAAGPAIDAAGPAVDAGGGASASVAEAVGGPLREVVVVGDLAADPAALAALRAARAVALGVYIARDLVNTPSLVKSPEWLADRAVRIATEAGLTATVLGPRELAEQGFGGLRAVGQGSPRPPRLVRIEYDGAGAGAGAGAGAGAGAGGGGARHRVLVGKGITFDSGGLSLKPAVSMIGMKTDMSGAAAVLGTMTALPALGVPGQVTGLLCLAENMIGGSAMRPGDVITCWGGTTVEVLNTDAEGRLVLADGLAYAAGELGADVVVDLATLTGAIAVALGRRTAGLFSSDDDLAAELATAAESAGERVWRLPLTEDYRPAIDSPVADLANIGRALDVGGGSITAALFLREFAGKLPWAHLDIAGTARSDSDDGEISRGGTGWGVRTLLRWLAADPAAATAVADASARVG
- a CDS encoding DUF3117 domain-containing protein, with product MAAMKPRTGDGPLEVTKEGRGIVMRVPLEGGGRLVVELTADEASALGDALKTAVS
- a CDS encoding DivIVA domain-containing protein, which translates into the protein MVLVVEIVIVAAVVFAVAALAVGRFDRLAPAPPDGASVGLPAATVTAGDISRLRFAMAPRGYRMAEVDAVLLRLAEEVAWRDEELARRDDELVRLATFARIGPAPSVPEHPVVPLDKPQD
- the folP gene encoding dihydropteroate synthase; translated protein: MAIVNRTPDSFFDRGATYGEAAALDAVDRAVEDGAEIIDIGGVKAAPGGEVSPAEELRRVGGFVAAVRARHPDLVISVDTWRAAVGRVVAGEGADLLNDAWGGVDPQLAEVAAEFGTGLVCTHAGHLPPRTRPHRMTYDDVVADIVTTTTGLAERAASLGVRADAVLIDPGHDFGKNSRHSLEATRRLPELAATGWPVLVAMSNKDFVGETLDTGVDERLEGTLAATAISAWLGARVFRAHQVAATLRTLRMVAAIRGDADLAVARRGVV
- a CDS encoding TIGR00730 family Rossman fold protein; this translates as MNICVYCASSSAIDAAHVELAARTGAELARRGHTLVSGGGSVSCMGAVARAARAGGAHTIGVIPRALLALEVSDTDADELIVTDTMRERKALMDARADGFLALPGGLGTLEELLEIWVARVLSLHTKPVVVLDPGGVFGHLRLLVDGLVESGFVRPVARDTLIWADSVDEALDHLEAAAAPPSTVPAGAGAGAAAGTAPPQPTDREIIEGD
- a CDS encoding TIGR00730 family Rossman fold protein, whose translation is MPPSDPDQPAAPPPSPEEDATGTTPRTDAPPAAPRTDAPPAGPRVGASPAVPSGRERRYPPPEQVRGAVVARRGQIERSTTDQRLLDTRSPSGFVHGDPWRVMRIQSEFVEGFGLLAELPRAVTVFGSARITADDPIYAQGRRLGAALAEAGFAVITGGGPGAMEAVNRGAQEAGGLSVGLGIELPFEQRLNDWVDLGVSFRYFFVRKTMFVKYAEAFVILPGGVGTLDELFEALTLVQTGKVTRFPVVLIGSEYWSGLVGWLRSTVLPAGLIKESDLHILAITDDVDEAVRIIVRGTAGHAEPPRPEVPEP
- a CDS encoding GDSL-type esterase/lipase family protein — its product is MPEPTMQRAPRPDVIVAASRPRSRPFAYAVIGLLSVVVAVSIVLGVVGPDPDPSASVWLTSADGAHRLDRQPDVRLLPSTGPATGQGVLRVEPDRRFQVMEGVGAALTDSSTYLIDTRLSPPERRRLMRSLFDRDAGAGLSFLRQPIGASDFSRAAVTYDDVPAGQRDPRLRRFSVARDEEHVLPLLRQARALNPELRVMATPWTAPAWMRTGDTLSGSSGGPLRPEDTAAFAAYLAAYARAYADGGVPVDLISPLNEPLAPPGNHPAMPMTAQQEAAVIAALGPALRAAGLSTRIAVSDQNWDFGSYALQVLSDPAAAPWIAGIASHCYGGDPSAQAVLRGQAPTLAQYVTECSSGSWSKGFGDSLRWSAQNMVIGATRNGAATVAYWNVALDETGGPKLGGCPSCRGLVTIDRRSGKVTYSPEYYALGQLAKVTEPGAVRVDTASPGPGGLQNVAFVNPDGSRALVAYNPGTVPAAVTVDDGRVSFAARVPPGAMASFSWPGRRLAAASAASGVPTAPRPVPGHPGPGGALAGAQNRVRVMPLGDSLVDGFVTSGGWRTQLWHRLVQNDGEPVVFVGSQRGGPPDLGDQREEGHPGWRLDALQRQAAAWVGSARPDVVLLMAGTNDINEGASAQQAAARLDALLGTILAARPGVAVLVSTLVPMHNGHDATWAAFNAAIPGVVAARRAAGADVSVVDLSSMVGPEHYVDGLHPDQAGYNALGDAWYAAVRPVVHRLRDAAAAASGPRMSASTVAVSACCTDTAPALAADGLPGTRWTSGYPQEPGMWLQADLRAPTPVSGVDLDAGPSVGDQPRGYVVRVSVDGTTWRTVATRGDDGPRAAVSFPPVTARYVRVQLTVAVSDHWWSVADLTVHTAP
- a CDS encoding acyltransferase family protein, with protein sequence MDDLEGYRGVAALGVVVFHAYQFCREGAGGDSAGSSPDGYAYAGTPLGRLLLNLDGLVSLFLLLSGFLLYAPAARQVLAGRRVGSPRVFLLRRAVRILPLYWFATLLVWTYRNPDLPGDWRDLVEHLTFTQVFDSRRIFYTIGPAWSLSVEIFFYVAVALILLALRGWLPARSRPAVRALAIATPPTVMLVGSLAYHWWALELAHQPSDRWAIWFNPLAKAEMFAMGMFLAVAHARWGDRAVRARWLVPVRLVALAILAWGCAIRAEDARTSTEFNLLAMVAFTLLLGSSLFAPPRAWWRRALAARPLMFVGTVSYSVYLWHEPILLYLDTHHLLSHQATAFPWVALLLVVVSVPFGWVSYVILERPAGELKALFQPDGRLRSYYGPRHEG